Proteins encoded within one genomic window of candidate division WOR-3 bacterium:
- a CDS encoding sodium/proline symporter, with the protein MNSLVVLIVFIIYLVVLLVIGYIADLKYSKKFEDFIAAGKGLGALVTAISASASAESAWVMLGLSGYGYIHGMRALWAALGCLLGYFLSAVLVIKKLRKESGELGSYTVSDFLADKVGDNTFLIRGIASVIIIIFFTSYVIAQFVGSGKTMDSMGIASYKMGVLIGGIIVGAYVLMGGYASVCWTDLLQGLLMTALFIILPIWGVIKAGGFSGLASKLYGTGLGNPWIDNTGHFALGFIIGELGISLGYIGMPHYVVRYITVKNVKEAKKAALIAFTWGIITFFGSVIIGIIARALIPNLNDPEQAMPTFVRIYTHPIIAGIALSAITAAIMSTADSQLMYSATAFVNDLLKKFLEKRGIKLEDKKMVLIIRIIIAIIAVIAIVFALLKVQFIYRYVLDYAWCALGASFGPAILLALHYKKFNKWGVITSLVSGSLLTYLWGLFKLSNYIKVYNLVPIFFVTLFLAWLVSELTSNVKKS; encoded by the coding sequence ATGAATAGCCTCGTAGTTTTAATAGTTTTTATTATCTACCTTGTTGTTCTCCTTGTCATAGGGTACATTGCAGATCTCAAGTATTCGAAAAAATTTGAAGATTTTATTGCAGCGGGTAAAGGCTTAGGTGCTCTCGTGACCGCGATTTCTGCCTCAGCTTCCGCTGAAAGTGCCTGGGTAATGCTTGGCCTTTCAGGTTATGGTTATATTCACGGGATGAGAGCCCTCTGGGCTGCTCTTGGTTGCCTTCTCGGCTATTTTCTGAGCGCCGTCCTGGTTATCAAGAAATTGCGCAAAGAATCTGGTGAACTGGGTTCTTATACCGTTTCTGACTTCCTTGCTGATAAGGTTGGTGATAATACTTTTTTGATAAGAGGAATTGCCTCGGTGATCATAATCATCTTTTTTACCTCATATGTGATAGCTCAGTTTGTGGGTTCGGGAAAAACTATGGATAGTATGGGGATAGCCTCTTATAAAATGGGCGTACTTATAGGGGGAATCATCGTAGGTGCTTATGTTCTTATGGGTGGGTATGCATCAGTATGCTGGACAGATTTGCTACAAGGCCTTTTAATGACTGCCTTGTTTATAATTCTTCCAATATGGGGCGTCATTAAAGCAGGCGGCTTTTCAGGGCTTGCTTCAAAACTTTATGGCACCGGGCTGGGTAATCCATGGATAGATAATACAGGACACTTTGCTTTGGGATTTATTATCGGCGAACTCGGCATTTCCTTAGGATATATAGGAATGCCGCATTACGTTGTAAGATACATTACGGTAAAAAATGTAAAAGAGGCTAAAAAGGCCGCTCTGATAGCCTTCACCTGGGGGATAATAACCTTTTTTGGCTCTGTTATAATTGGTATCATCGCAAGGGCCTTAATTCCCAATTTGAATGATCCCGAACAAGCAATGCCTACTTTCGTAAGAATATATACACATCCTATAATAGCCGGTATAGCCCTTTCTGCGATTACTGCCGCCATTATGTCCACTGCAGATTCCCAGTTAATGTACAGTGCAACAGCCTTTGTTAACGACCTTTTGAAAAAATTTCTGGAGAAACGCGGAATTAAGCTGGAAGACAAAAAGATGGTCCTAATTATCCGAATTATAATTGCTATAATTGCAGTTATAGCAATTGTTTTTGCTCTTCTAAAGGTCCAATTTATCTACCGATACGTACTCGATTATGCCTGGTGTGCCCTTGGTGCTTCCTTTGGGCCAGCCATCTTACTGGCACTGCATTATAAAAAGTTTAATAAATGGGGTGTGATCACCTCCTTAGTTTCTGGCTCGCTTTTGACCTATCTGTGGGGCCTATTTAAGCTTTCTAATTACATTAAGGTTTACAACCTCGTACCCATCTTTTTCGTAACGCTATTTCTTGCCTGGCTCGTATCTGAATTGACGAGTAACGTGAAAAAGAGCTGA
- a CDS encoding CDP-alcohol phosphatidyltransferase family protein codes for MNFLYEFGYKVADFLTFLRLIFVLLMLSLIPEGGSSLNTFMFFVFGSWLTDILDGFFARKSKRLGYLGKWDGWVDSAFYVTTLLYSTSLGLYSFRLFFIILVINFLAVFLTKNLEVNQAFHFLYILMGFRALYIIDRGWFLRVLIWTLVVIVLKWSRLKEQIKIFINSWKNLLFGKKSPSH; via the coding sequence ATGAATTTTTTATACGAGTTCGGTTATAAAGTTGCCGATTTTCTCACGTTCTTAAGACTGATATTCGTTCTTCTTATGCTATCACTTATTCCCGAAGGGGGATCATCCCTTAATACCTTTATGTTTTTTGTTTTTGGGTCTTGGTTAACGGATATCCTTGATGGATTTTTTGCCCGTAAGAGTAAAAGGCTTGGTTATCTTGGTAAGTGGGACGGATGGGTGGATAGTGCTTTTTATGTAACTACCCTTTTGTATAGTACTTCATTAGGGCTATACTCCTTCAGGTTATTCTTCATTATTCTTGTGATCAATTTCTTAGCGGTTTTCCTTACCAAGAACCTGGAAGTTAACCAGGCTTTTCACTTCCTTTACATCCTTATGGGTTTTAGAGCCCTTTATATAATAGACAGAGGGTGGTTTCTTCGGGTTCTTATATGGACATTAGTAGTCATTGTTTTAAAGTGGTCTCGGCTTAAAGAACAGATAAAGATTTTCATCAATAGCTGGAAAAATCTACTCTTTGGAAAAAAGAGCCCTTCTCATTGA
- a CDS encoding ABC transporter substrate-binding protein, with product MNKMKMLVPLIVMILISCQAPQKKIVIALASTPRSLNPLRYKELASLTILCNIYEPLVTEDEAYNIRPLLAKFWERKDETTWLFYIRKGVKFHNGEPLTAFDVAYSFYYLRLLDKSDFRGIEVFVDTVYALNDSVVVFKTKFPYEYLLVDLISYFIIPQGFNPDTGLPCGTGPYRVIASGESFVTVKRWEKYWGERPYIDEAKIIFVENLEERIRKFIAGEVDIIDYVPLQLSDTIIKYGKLVYTPESSVRGITFNLETYPFDRLEFRHAVSMAINREELIKDYYKNLASSANQIFPPSIVEHIGNLPPLEYDTVKARKIFQKYNNQTPYLLSYGRAVKPLGDRIVSQLQEAGLNVRGNPLPSPEFWEKVKAKKFQFYLAAVVFESRIGFSHLLNYYHSPKEATSFGISNRSSYANSVADSLVEMAMRTADSRVRVQMVSEAVGIIMRDMPFCPITFERTYFGTKRDIEWTPSIDGRIYLSRIKRK from the coding sequence ATGAATAAGATGAAAATGTTGGTGCCATTAATAGTTATGATTTTAATTAGTTGTCAGGCTCCCCAGAAAAAAATAGTAATTGCACTTGCATCCACGCCTCGCAGTTTAAACCCCCTTAGATACAAAGAATTGGCGAGTCTGACGATACTTTGCAATATTTATGAACCACTTGTGACAGAAGATGAAGCCTATAATATACGCCCGCTTCTTGCAAAATTTTGGGAAAGAAAAGATGAGACCACATGGCTGTTTTATATCAGAAAAGGGGTTAAATTTCACAATGGGGAACCCCTTACAGCTTTCGATGTTGCTTATTCCTTTTACTATCTGAGGTTACTTGATAAATCAGACTTTCGAGGAATTGAAGTCTTCGTTGATACTGTTTACGCTTTGAACGATTCTGTTGTGGTTTTTAAAACGAAGTTTCCATATGAATATCTCCTTGTCGATTTAATAAGTTATTTCATAATCCCCCAGGGATTCAACCCCGATACTGGTCTTCCTTGTGGTACAGGACCTTACAGAGTTATTGCATCAGGTGAGAGTTTTGTTACTGTAAAAAGATGGGAAAAATATTGGGGCGAAAGACCTTATATTGATGAAGCGAAAATTATTTTTGTTGAAAACCTGGAAGAGCGCATTAGAAAATTCATCGCTGGGGAAGTCGATATTATTGATTATGTCCCTTTACAACTTTCGGATACTATAATAAAATATGGGAAACTCGTTTATACACCCGAATCTTCAGTAAGAGGTATTACCTTCAATCTTGAAACGTATCCCTTTGATCGACTCGAATTTCGCCATGCAGTTTCAATGGCCATAAACAGGGAAGAACTCATCAAGGATTACTATAAAAACCTTGCTTCATCAGCAAATCAGATATTTCCACCAAGTATAGTAGAACATATTGGGAATCTTCCCCCCTTGGAATACGATACAGTCAAAGCAAGAAAAATCTTTCAGAAGTACAACAATCAAACCCCTTACCTTTTGTCTTATGGACGTGCAGTTAAACCTTTGGGGGATAGGATTGTAAGTCAACTGCAAGAGGCGGGGTTGAATGTTAGAGGTAATCCCCTCCCCTCTCCTGAATTCTGGGAGAAGGTAAAGGCTAAAAAATTTCAATTTTACCTTGCTGCTGTAGTTTTTGAGAGCCGTATAGGATTTTCACACTTGCTGAACTACTATCACAGTCCGAAGGAGGCAACATCCTTTGGAATCTCTAACAGATCTTCCTATGCTAATAGTGTTGCTGATTCTTTGGTCGAGATGGCTATGAGAACAGCAGATTCCAGAGTCAGGGTTCAAATGGTGAGTGAGGCTGTGGGCATCATAATGAGAGATATGCCCTTCTGCCCAATAACGTTCGAGCGCACTTACTTTGGAACGAAAAGAGATATTGAATGGACACCGTCGATAGACGGCCGAATATATCTTAGTAGGATAAAACGGAAATGA
- a CDS encoding HAMP domain-containing sensor histidine kinase — protein sequence MKYRSIRVKLLSSFGITFSVLYALLISILFLLASRFFSQNMKRNALSFVKLTFKEVSETYLDYYSTNPLRFAEKINLVLNSIPDLSKIVIFDSLGNMVFSTTQLFSKERENEDLPLSPRLIKSYEIKDKLDKEYYVLVPVLNETGRNVHSILYSFSREKEFQFRRLIAIFGFLIYSILFLITLLIDNLLMGRFVSNIEKLKQVAESVQSGNYSVRAFINSGDEIMYLSDTMNSMLESINTYIYNLKAMVEELEARDRARNEILANISHELRTPLTASKGYVELLLSGNMGPLSEEQLRALEIISRNLNRLEEETKKLLYSSKIAIENIKINLSKIEIEKVFAEVKEIFHNEIKKKNLRLINEFEAKEVCADYDQFRSIIENLISNAIKFTPDGGLIEVKTNSENIGDKGYFKISLFNTSPKIPESDLNKIFEPFYQVNHGTKKEKSGVGLGLYIVKRAVELHKGFVRALNCENGVKFEVYLPLMEACDEEDSRG from the coding sequence ATGAAATACCGTTCCATAAGGGTAAAATTGCTTTCATCCTTTGGTATAACCTTTTCTGTTCTTTATGCCCTACTGATTTCGATTTTGTTCCTATTGGCAAGTAGATTTTTTAGTCAAAATATGAAAAGAAATGCCCTTTCCTTTGTGAAGTTAACCTTTAAAGAGGTTTCCGAAACTTATCTTGATTATTATTCTACAAATCCCTTACGATTTGCTGAAAAAATCAACCTTGTTTTAAATTCTATACCGGACTTATCTAAAATCGTTATTTTTGATTCACTTGGAAATATGGTCTTCTCAACCACCCAATTGTTTTCCAAGGAGAGGGAAAATGAAGACTTGCCCCTATCACCGCGCCTTATTAAAAGCTATGAAATCAAAGATAAACTGGACAAAGAATATTATGTTCTCGTTCCTGTTCTAAACGAAACCGGGCGAAATGTCCATAGCATCCTATATAGTTTTTCACGGGAAAAGGAATTTCAATTTAGAAGATTAATTGCTATTTTTGGATTTTTAATTTACTCGATATTGTTTTTGATCACTTTACTTATCGATAATCTTCTGATGGGGCGGTTTGTAAGTAACATTGAAAAATTAAAACAAGTCGCTGAGTCCGTGCAAAGCGGTAATTATTCGGTCAGAGCTTTTATAAATTCAGGCGATGAAATCATGTACCTTTCCGATACGATGAATTCGATGCTTGAATCAATCAACACCTATATTTATAATTTAAAAGCGATGGTTGAAGAGCTCGAAGCAAGGGATAGGGCTCGCAATGAAATATTAGCAAATATTTCACATGAACTGAGGACTCCTCTCACAGCGAGTAAGGGTTATGTAGAACTTTTGCTTTCTGGAAATATGGGACCTTTGTCCGAAGAGCAATTGAGGGCTCTTGAGATTATCTCCAGAAATTTAAATAGACTCGAAGAGGAGACAAAAAAACTGCTATATAGTTCTAAAATAGCAATCGAAAATATAAAGATCAACCTCTCAAAAATCGAAATAGAAAAAGTGTTTGCAGAAGTGAAAGAAATCTTTCATAATGAGATCAAGAAAAAAAACCTGAGGTTAATTAACGAATTTGAAGCTAAAGAAGTTTGTGCTGATTATGATCAGTTTCGTTCAATCATCGAAAATTTGATCTCTAACGCCATAAAATTTACGCCTGATGGCGGTCTAATAGAAGTTAAAACCAATTCTGAAAATATTGGAGATAAAGGTTACTTCAAAATAAGTTTATTTAACACAAGCCCTAAGATCCCAGAATCGGACTTAAATAAAATATTTGAGCCCTTCTACCAGGTAAATCACGGGACTAAAAAGGAAAAAAGTGGCGTTGGACTTGGGCTATACATTGTAAAAAGAGCCGTTGAGCTCCACAAAGGATTTGTTAGAGCTTTGAATTGCGAGAATGGCGTTAAATTTGAGGTCTATTTACCATTAATGGAGGCCTGTGATGAGGAAGATTCTCGTGGTTGA
- a CDS encoding EAL domain-containing protein — protein MNPKLNVDLNVEYLKLKSALYDHVNGLPLIDLFYKDISKILDRRLPVAFYYITILNGEELEKILTFQHLDQLLYEAASKLRLLLSKIGIEEYILASLSPGGEALALLVYDTKGQIRIDKEFLERNREIIREELQQRLNNYIRREKLNAPNPIVLVIERIIESAPTIRSERQVAREMDKLKYEARKILEREDYDKRSALVRMIEQRNISFVFQPIVNVKEKLIFGFEALARGSLGSGYNEPEALFALAESLNLLKDLEKVCALNAIDMFFNFAQKSKKLDNKKLFINLSPPSFTVLLSDEFLDKINNYKISPNFVVIELTEKFLSYSSEENEAYFDILKRVVKQLGFEIAVDDVGTGYSTLERVASLNPHYIKYDRVLFKNIHKDPVKQELLKTIFDFSKKINSKLIVEGVENNEDYEFALKLGIEFMQGFLFGRPLKFG, from the coding sequence ATGAACCCTAAGTTAAATGTGGATCTGAACGTAGAATATTTGAAGCTAAAAAGTGCCCTCTATGATCATGTGAATGGTTTGCCATTGATTGATCTTTTTTACAAAGATATATCAAAAATTTTGGATCGAAGGCTCCCTGTAGCCTTTTATTACATCACCATACTGAATGGGGAAGAATTGGAGAAGATATTAACCTTTCAGCATCTCGATCAGCTTCTTTATGAAGCTGCTTCTAAATTAAGGCTTCTGTTAAGCAAAATTGGAATCGAAGAGTACATCCTGGCCTCTCTATCACCGGGAGGTGAAGCCCTTGCCCTCCTTGTATACGATACAAAAGGTCAAATAAGGATTGATAAAGAGTTTTTGGAGAGGAACAGAGAAATAATAAGAGAGGAGTTGCAACAGAGGCTTAATAATTACATCAGGAGGGAAAAACTAAATGCTCCAAATCCCATTGTTTTGGTCATTGAAAGGATAATAGAATCTGCACCAACTATAAGGAGTGAAAGGCAAGTTGCAAGAGAAATGGATAAATTAAAATATGAGGCTAGAAAAATCTTGGAAAGAGAAGATTACGACAAGAGATCTGCTCTTGTTAGGATGATTGAGCAAAGGAACATTAGTTTTGTTTTCCAACCTATTGTAAATGTTAAGGAAAAACTGATATTTGGCTTTGAAGCCCTTGCGAGGGGGTCTCTGGGTTCGGGATACAATGAACCGGAAGCACTTTTTGCTTTGGCAGAAAGTCTTAACTTATTAAAAGATCTGGAAAAGGTTTGTGCTTTAAATGCCATCGATATGTTCTTTAATTTTGCCCAGAAAAGTAAAAAGTTGGATAATAAAAAGCTCTTTATTAATCTTTCGCCGCCATCTTTTACGGTGCTTCTGTCAGATGAATTTTTGGATAAGATAAATAATTACAAAATTTCTCCAAACTTTGTAGTCATAGAGTTGACAGAAAAATTCTTATCATACAGCTCAGAAGAGAACGAGGCTTATTTTGATATCCTTAAGAGGGTAGTAAAACAACTGGGGTTTGAGATCGCTGTAGATGATGTTGGTACAGGGTATTCTACCCTTGAAAGGGTAGCTTCCCTGAATCCACATTATATCAAATATGACAGAGTTTTATTTAAAAACATACATAAAGATCCGGTGAAACAGGAACTTTTGAAGACAATTTTTGATTTTTCAAAAAAGATAAACTCTAAGTTAATCGTAGAAGGTGTGGAAAATAACGAAGACTATGAATTTGCTTTGAAACTTGGAATCGAATTTATGCAGGGTTTCCTATTCGGTAGGCCCTTAAAGTTTGGCTAA
- a CDS encoding MBL fold metallo-hydrolase produces MDIRILATESFGVRSFCTFVKTKDVKIIIDPGCALGPDRFNLPPHRLEVESLWECWQKINEHLKESDIAIITHYHYDHHHYCNAYLYEDKILLVKDFSNINTMQRRRAEKFIKELKSPKSIIPADGKSFRFGETEIQFTPALSHGYGREDIKVIGVYIKEDDESVFHTSDISGVIEDSLFGFLKRRQISTLIFDGFPLYLKGSVLKNKWFVESLKRLEHLIDICGIKNLIIDHHSSRISDWKKFYEKILNHRGLSFAGTAAEFYRTEPKYLESMRRALFSKE; encoded by the coding sequence ATGGACATTAGAATTCTTGCAACGGAGAGTTTCGGTGTTAGATCGTTCTGCACCTTCGTGAAGACAAAGGACGTTAAGATCATAATAGACCCCGGTTGTGCATTGGGGCCAGATAGATTCAATTTGCCGCCTCATAGACTTGAGGTCGAATCCCTCTGGGAATGTTGGCAAAAAATAAATGAACACTTAAAAGAATCAGATATTGCCATTATAACTCACTACCATTACGATCATCACCACTACTGCAATGCTTATCTTTATGAAGACAAGATTCTCCTTGTGAAGGATTTTTCAAATATAAACACAATGCAGAGGCGGAGGGCTGAAAAGTTCATAAAGGAATTAAAAAGTCCAAAATCAATAATACCTGCTGACGGCAAAAGCTTCCGGTTTGGAGAAACTGAAATTCAATTTACCCCTGCCTTGTCTCACGGTTATGGGAGAGAGGATATAAAGGTCATTGGAGTTTATATTAAGGAAGACGACGAAAGTGTATTTCACACATCCGACATTTCCGGTGTAATAGAGGATTCGTTATTTGGCTTTTTGAAGAGAAGGCAGATATCGACCCTTATTTTCGATGGATTTCCACTGTATTTAAAAGGTTCAGTGTTAAAGAACAAATGGTTTGTTGAATCTTTAAAGAGACTAGAGCACCTTATTGACATATGCGGAATAAAAAATTTAATTATTGACCATCATTCATCCCGGATTTCAGACTGGAAAAAGTTTTACGAAAAAATTTTAAACCATCGAGGACTTTCCTTTGCAGGAACCGCTGCGGAGTTCTATAGAACTGAACCAAAATATTTAGAGTCAATGAGAAGGGCTCTTTTTTCCAAAGAGTAG
- a CDS encoding HD domain-containing protein: protein MISRDEAIKWIEEYISKKNLIKHMLATGACMKALARKFNEDENLWELAGLLHDIDYEKTVDNPERHGYISLEILKDKGLDNQIIFDAILAHCNKKPLEKNIEKAIYAVDPTTGFIVACALMHPSKSLDGLDLDFMIKRFKEKRFAAGASREQMKSIESLGISLEEFLEICLEAMRSIKNELEL from the coding sequence GTGATTTCAAGAGATGAGGCGATAAAGTGGATCGAGGAATACATAAGTAAGAAAAATCTTATTAAACATATGCTCGCTACAGGGGCTTGCATGAAAGCCCTTGCAAGAAAATTCAACGAAGATGAAAATCTCTGGGAACTTGCCGGCCTTTTACACGACATTGATTATGAAAAAACCGTTGACAATCCGGAGCGCCATGGCTACATTAGCTTAGAAATTTTAAAAGACAAAGGACTTGATAACCAGATTATCTTCGATGCCATTTTGGCCCATTGCAATAAAAAGCCTTTAGAAAAGAATATTGAGAAAGCCATATACGCTGTTGATCCCACAACAGGATTTATCGTAGCATGCGCTCTAATGCATCCTTCAAAATCACTGGATGGTCTCGATTTAGATTTTATGATAAAGAGATTCAAAGAAAAAAGATTTGCAGCGGGTGCTTCCCGCGAGCAAATGAAAAGCATTGAATCCCTTGGAATCTCCCTTGAAGAATTTTTAGAAATTTGCCTTGAAGCAATGCGATCAATCAAGAACGAGCTTGAGCTTTAA
- a CDS encoding response regulator gives MRKILVVDDEPDILELIKDILKSKYEVYTAKNVKEAVSTLEKIKIDLIILDIMMPQIDGWDFLWMIRGSEKYREIPVIIVTARADAEDKLIGLKEGVKDYIVKPFLPNELINRVEEILKERAK, from the coding sequence ATGAGGAAGATTCTCGTGGTTGATGACGAACCCGATATTCTTGAATTGATCAAAGATATCCTAAAGAGCAAATACGAGGTATACACTGCTAAAAATGTAAAAGAGGCGGTTTCAACTCTCGAGAAGATAAAAATTGACCTTATAATACTCGACATTATGATGCCCCAAATTGATGGATGGGATTTTCTTTGGATGATAAGAGGTAGCGAAAAATACCGAGAGATCCCAGTTATAATTGTAACCGCAAGGGCTGATGCAGAAGATAAGCTCATTGGCTTGAAAGAAGGCGTCAAGGACTACATTGTAAAGCCTTTTTTGCCGAATGAGCTTATAAACAGAGTTGAGGAAATTCTGAAAGAAAGGGCAAAATGA
- the folP gene encoding dihydropteroate synthase, whose product MKIEFGVRTLIMGILNVTPDSFYDGGRYNLTELAVKRAEEILKEGADIIDIGGESTRPGADPVTLQEELDRIIPVIEKLKGFPIPISIDTYKSEVAEEACKQGASIINDISGLTADEKMVEVARKYGAYVIIMHMKGTPKNMQLNPTYSDVVGEIREFLIKQSNYALSNGIPRDKIIIDPGIGFGKTLEHNLEILKNIDEFKKIGFPLLVGHSRKSMIGMLLGNIPPGERLYGTLGVSAYLIMRGVDIIRVHDVRPHVELRRVIEALKC is encoded by the coding sequence ATGAAAATTGAATTTGGTGTCCGCACTTTAATAATGGGCATTTTGAATGTAACGCCTGACTCCTTTTACGACGGAGGAAGGTATAACCTCACTGAATTAGCGGTAAAGAGAGCAGAGGAGATACTAAAAGAAGGGGCAGACATAATCGATATAGGAGGCGAATCGACACGGCCCGGCGCTGATCCTGTAACTTTACAGGAAGAACTGGATAGGATAATCCCTGTAATCGAGAAGTTAAAAGGATTTCCAATTCCTATATCCATTGACACCTATAAATCCGAGGTGGCAGAGGAAGCATGTAAACAAGGTGCCTCCATTATCAATGACATTTCAGGGCTAACCGCCGATGAAAAAATGGTTGAAGTTGCAAGAAAATACGGCGCTTATGTGATCATCATGCACATGAAAGGTACTCCCAAAAATATGCAGTTAAATCCCACTTACTCAGATGTAGTTGGAGAAATAAGGGAGTTCCTTATTAAGCAATCGAATTACGCTCTATCTAACGGCATACCAAGGGATAAAATAATCATTGACCCTGGTATTGGCTTTGGTAAAACTTTAGAACACAATCTGGAAATCCTAAAAAATATCGACGAGTTCAAAAAAATCGGATTCCCACTACTCGTAGGACATTCGAGGAAGTCGATGATCGGGATGTTATTAGGCAATATTCCGCCTGGGGAGCGGCTTTACGGTACTCTTGGGGTGAGCGCCTATCTTATAATGAGAGGTGTTGATATTATTAGGGTCCATGATGTTAGACCTCATGTGGAGTTAAGGAGAGTCATTGAAGCGTTAAAATGTTGA
- the glgA gene encoding glycogen synthase GlgA, which yields MRVLFASSEIDPLAKTGGLADVASSLPKALKKAGIEIFLIMPYYKKFVAKSGASVNPTDYSITANIENEKVISRIYKTVLHGVEVFLIEKDDLYDREQLYGTPEGDYPDNWKRFGYFAYAVLELAKLLGNIDIIHINDWQTGLVPLLKLRKYPELMQTKTIITIHNLAYQGLFEKDILPKLGIGIEDFTMEGLEYYGKVNFLKAGIIYSDFITTVSPTYAEEIQTPEFGYGLDGVLRKRKDYLKGILNGIDYEVWNPSTDKELYVNFSEDYVIEGKKANKNRLLDEIGLVGEEKPLFGIVSRLAEQKGFDLFPTIIEEIARRNINLVVLGAGDKVYQDMFINIAKRYNNIYVKIGFDPILAKRIYASSDFFLMPSKYEPCGLGQLIAMRYGTIPVVRETGGLKDTVKDINEGGYGIVFKEYEPTELLNAIDRAIAFYSDKSAFIKAVNYVSRLDFSWESSAKEYIKLYEKVRNG from the coding sequence ATGCGTGTTTTGTTCGCTTCATCAGAAATTGACCCATTGGCAAAAACTGGTGGACTGGCTGACGTTGCGTCTTCTTTACCAAAGGCTTTGAAAAAAGCGGGAATCGAAATATTTTTGATAATGCCCTACTACAAAAAATTTGTCGCTAAAAGCGGTGCATCTGTCAACCCAACTGATTACTCAATTACCGCGAATATTGAAAATGAAAAAGTGATTTCGAGAATTTATAAGACAGTATTACACGGTGTAGAGGTTTTTTTAATTGAAAAGGATGATCTATACGATCGAGAACAGTTGTACGGAACGCCGGAGGGTGATTACCCCGACAACTGGAAAAGGTTTGGTTATTTCGCTTACGCCGTTTTAGAACTCGCAAAATTGCTCGGGAATATAGATATAATTCACATCAATGACTGGCAAACTGGACTTGTACCCCTTCTGAAATTAAGGAAATATCCCGAATTGATGCAAACTAAAACCATAATAACCATCCATAACTTAGCCTACCAGGGGCTTTTCGAAAAAGATATACTTCCGAAGCTCGGGATCGGCATAGAAGATTTTACCATGGAAGGTCTTGAGTACTACGGCAAAGTGAACTTCTTGAAGGCCGGGATTATTTATTCTGACTTTATTACTACGGTAAGCCCAACTTACGCTGAGGAAATCCAAACTCCAGAGTTCGGCTATGGTCTTGATGGAGTTCTGAGAAAAAGAAAAGACTACCTCAAGGGCATATTGAATGGGATCGATTACGAGGTATGGAATCCATCTACTGACAAAGAGTTATACGTGAACTTTAGCGAAGACTATGTAATTGAAGGCAAAAAAGCAAACAAGAATAGGCTTTTAGATGAAATAGGGCTTGTGGGTGAAGAGAAGCCACTTTTCGGAATTGTATCGCGACTTGCCGAACAAAAAGGCTTTGATCTTTTCCCAACGATTATCGAAGAAATAGCCAGAAGAAACATAAATTTAGTTGTCCTTGGTGCGGGCGACAAAGTTTATCAAGACATGTTTATTAACATAGCTAAAAGATACAATAATATTTATGTGAAAATTGGCTTTGACCCCATACTGGCTAAAAGGATTTATGCTTCGTCAGATTTCTTCCTTATGCCATCGAAATATGAGCCTTGCGGCCTTGGACAACTGATTGCTATGAGATATGGAACTATTCCCGTTGTTAGAGAGACAGGCGGTTTGAAAGACACAGTAAAAGATATTAATGAAGGTGGATACGGAATTGTATTCAAGGAATACGAGCCTACTGAATTGCTTAACGCGATAGATAGAGCAATTGCTTTTTATTCCGATAAATCCGCCTTCATTAAGGCTGTAAATTATGTTTCGAGACTTGATTTTTCCTGGGAGAGTTCAGCAAAAGAGTACATAAAATTGTACGAGAAAGTGAGAAATGGTTAA